The Iamia majanohamensis genome window below encodes:
- a CDS encoding alpha/beta fold hydrolase, translating into MPTTPPSADGIEIWYTTDGDPSGAPLLMVMGLGAQHQEWDDELVALFVDRGFFVVRFDNRDVGLSTKPDVGDLDVGAAMMASLGGAPVEAPYLLSDMAADAVAVLDDLDIASAHVLGASMGGMIAQTLAIEHPERVRTLTSVMSTTGAQDVGQPTPEILGVLLATPPTDREQAVERGVVVANAIGSPGLVDEDKARQKAGAAWDRCAYPPGTGHQLLAIVASPDRTPGLRQLDVPTLVIHGSVDPLVTPSGGEATAAAVPGAQLRMIEGMAHDVPPVHWPELVEDVVALATGADVPAAG; encoded by the coding sequence ATGCCCACCACCCCTCCCTCCGCCGACGGCATCGAGATCTGGTACACGACCGACGGCGACCCGTCGGGTGCACCGCTGCTGATGGTCATGGGCCTCGGCGCCCAGCACCAGGAGTGGGACGACGAGCTCGTCGCCCTGTTCGTCGACCGCGGCTTCTTCGTCGTGCGGTTCGACAACCGCGACGTCGGCCTGTCGACCAAGCCCGACGTCGGCGACCTCGACGTGGGCGCGGCGATGATGGCCAGCCTCGGCGGGGCCCCGGTGGAGGCGCCCTACCTGCTGTCGGACATGGCGGCCGACGCCGTCGCCGTCCTCGACGACCTCGACATCGCCTCGGCCCACGTGCTGGGCGCCTCGATGGGCGGGATGATCGCCCAGACCCTGGCCATAGAGCACCCGGAGCGGGTCCGCACCCTGACCTCGGTGATGTCGACCACGGGGGCCCAGGACGTGGGCCAGCCCACGCCGGAGATCCTCGGCGTCCTCCTGGCCACCCCGCCCACCGATCGCGAGCAGGCGGTGGAGCGCGGCGTGGTCGTGGCCAACGCCATCGGCAGCCCCGGGCTGGTCGACGAGGACAAGGCCCGGCAGAAGGCCGGTGCGGCGTGGGACCGCTGCGCCTACCCACCGGGCACGGGCCACCAGCTCCTCGCCATCGTCGCCTCCCCGGACCGCACCCCCGGGCTCCGGCAGCTCGACGTGCCCACCCTCGTCATCCACGGGTCGGTGGACCCCCTGGTCACCCCGTCGGGCGGCGAGGCCACCGCCGCCGCGGTCCCCGGGGCCCAGCTGCGCATGATCGAGGGCATGGCCCACGACGTGCCGCCGGTGCACTGGCCCGAGCTGGTCGAGGACGTCGTCGCCCTGGCGACCGGGGCCGACGTCCCGGCCGCCGGCTGA